ACTCTTGATCTCATCGCCATATTCATCCCAAAAAGGAAGTCGGGCGGTACGTTCATGAACTTTGGCACCGGCGGCTTCCAATTGCGAGAATTCCTTTTCCGATGCGGTACCCATTACCACGGTGCCATAGGTACCAATGGCACGCATGGCAGCACCTGTCAATGTGGCCATGGTCATGATCAGTTCTGGCTTGTACTGCTCGCTGTAGCTTAGTCCATCTGCCAGGATCATTCTGCCTTCGGCATCGGTATTCAATACCTCAACGGTCTTGCCGCTGTGCATCCGGATCACATCTCCGGGTGCATAGGCATTGCCTCCCGGACGATTGTCCGTTGCGGGAATTATCCCAATGACATGGATCGGAAGTTTCTGACGTGCAACAACTGAAATTGCACAGGCCACACCAGCAGCTCCGGCCATGTCGCATTTCATTTGGTCCATGCTGTTGGCCGTCGGCTTAAGGCTAAGGCCGCCGGTATCATATACCACGCCTTTCCCCACAAGAACAATGGGTCTTTTATTGGTCGCATTTTTAGGCTTCCACTCCAGGATACTGAAAGTGGGTTCATCAATGCTTCCCTTGTTCACAGCAAGTAGTCCAGTAAGGCCAGAAGCCTCGATCTGCTTTTTATTCAATGTGGTCACCTTGAACCCGCTTTCCTTGCCTAGGTCCTTCAGCTCAGATGCCAATTGTGGTGCATTCAAGAAACTTACCGGTTCGTTGACCAGATCGCGGGCAGTATGCACAGCAGAGCAAACATCATCCAACTCCTCGATCATTTTA
The nucleotide sequence above comes from Flavobacteriales bacterium. Encoded proteins:
- a CDS encoding leucyl aminopeptidase; protein product: MQDLRQLDVERNDRQYLIEQLKVDPLMASLDISGRLVLVHMVQKGERPHQLEKARCAGDKMAIKLNSTKRRTAQLVSLQNDPELTLAMAEGVVLSSYAFSKYMSDKGEAPTMSKLSVEAKEVTTKMIEELDDVCSAVHTARDLVNEPVSFLNAPQLASELKDLGKESGFKVTTLNKKQIEASGLTGLLAVNKGSIDEPTFSILEWKPKNATNKRPIVLVGKGVVYDTGGLSLKPTANSMDQMKCDMAGAAGVACAISVVARQKLPIHVIGIIPATDNRPGGNAYAPGDVIRMHSGKTVEVLNTDAEGRMILADGLSYSEQYKPELIMTMATLTGAAMRAIGTYGTVVMGTASEKEFSQLEAAGAKVHERTARLPFWDEYGDEIKSDVADIKNLGSDLGGAQTAGKFLAHFTTAPYIHLDIAGPAFISKRSAYRPKGGTGTGVRLLYQFLKERSKK